From the genome of Podospora bellae-mahoneyi strain CBS 112042 chromosome 2, whole genome shotgun sequence:
TGCAGGAGACGAGCCATGGTTGAGGACACAGAAAAACCTGGGTCTTCACTGCAAGAACGGAGAAGCCATCTCAAAGCGGGGAACGCTAGCCGGGGTTGAAAACGGTCAACAGTCGAAACGGGTTTGGCTCACGTAATGGTTGCCGGGGTGCCTGGTTAAGTGTGGAGTCCTCCCACGTGGTTGATGTGTTTCTCCCAACCTCAATTCGATCCATCTCTTTGCCAttttgatgagggaggtAACAATGGATCTGATATCTTGTTTGGCGGGTCGAGTTGAGCACCATCTGAACTGGTAGCTACGAAATACTTGGGTAATACCCTCTTTCCCCGAGTCATTCAGACAGCCAGTTTGGACATCAACGCTTCGCTGGGAAACGTCAAAGCAAATGATGACCAGTGTGTCACAGCCCTCTTGCTCCCCTTTCACGACTCAGATCGTAGCAAACGCCTGGGCAAACGATAGCGGCGAGGGCCTTTGGAAAGACACCGTCAAGTCCGTTTCTGTCGGGATATCCCAGCATCCCAATACAGCCTAGAATTCAGAAGTGTCAATCGAACACGGATGATGTTTGGCAATGGAAACAGGAAGCCGTCACATCCCACGACATACATACAATCCCGTACAACCGGCAAAACGTGGTGTTTCCCTTCTTTTTATTCCATCCGATGGTTGATCATGCTGATGTCGAAGATACAGATAAGGCAGTTGTGAGCCTGAACGGAAAGCGACGTTTTCAACGCCAAGATGACTTGCAGGGTACCCGCAGGGTATGTCACCATCGGAAGTGGATCTTTCTGGGGGAGCTCTGGCACCCCTGCGAGAAAGAAAATGGGAACCAAAGAACCACATCTTGGACTGGTAACAACCCCGCTTGTCGCTGTGTGTCGAGGTCTTCAGTCAAGCACCTGATAATTGTTGCAAAAGAAAACTGACCAGAATTGCAGATATCCTCCAGTATATGTAAGGTGTATTATGGGCGTACACGTACTTTCGGGAGCGGACCGAGCATGTCGCAGattgccttttccttctcgtTTATCATCCGTACACAGCGTTGGGCTACCCACCTTATTTGACCTCTCAGCCAATCCTACGCCTTCACATCCGTGTCCATAAGCCATCTCTTCGTTTCTCTACAGGCAAGTATTTGTGCCAGTACCCATGGCCCCCTTTTGCCCAGCTTTTGTCTGCGTCATATGCAGATCGAGGGGCAACGATCCGTGGGAGAAGACACGGTACAGTGGTGTACCCTTCCGTTCATCTAGACCGTCTTTTGCTTAGTGTTGCAACCCCTGGGATACAGCCAAGCCACCACGAAGCTGGCCTGGTTCGTGGTTGGGCCCTGCATGACATTTCTCCATGTCCTCTTCATGACGGCTTTGCATTCTGGCTAGCCGTTCTGGGATCAAGTAGGTGCTCCTTTTCGTCCGGGCTCCGTTTCTCTCCCAAGCTCTGGTTGAATACTTGAATCCCCACTATCCCTCTACACCTTCCTCGATTCCACTGTCCTGGGTCTCGCGATGGGAAGCTGGGTTCAACATCGCACACGGCCTTGTTGACCTCGCCAACATCTACGCCGATGCCAACACTCCGAAGCTTGTTTGATCACACTCACGCCAGCACTTCACTCTCAACCCGAGGCAAACTCTACGCTTACTGACGACAAAGCCAGAGACCGGCGGGAGACAGTCACTTGGAAGATCTGATTAAAAGCCAGTCGTGCCCGGGAACACAACTACATCGCGACGCCGTTGCTGTTCTTCAAACACTTCAGTTCGACTTCATGGTGCGCAAGTGATCGAGATGGCCGAAACAACCAATCCCCGGGCCGAGCTCCCGGTAGATGTGTTCAGCATCATTGAGCGCACCTGTTCCGTCTTTTCCCTCCTCGGCTCAGTCCTTGTGATTGGCACCTTTTGCGCCTCCAAAGCGTTCCATAAACCCATCAACCGTCTAGTATTCTATGCCTCGTTTGGCAATCTCATGACCAATGCTGCCACGTTGATGGCTCGGTCCTTCATCGCGAATCCAAGATCGGCTGGCTGCCAATTCCAGGGATTTCTTATTCAAATGTAcgtttttttgggggggagaaaaGGACCTTACCATTCAGTTGCTGATTTGTCTCATCAGGTTTATGCCCGCTGATACATTTTGGACATTGGCCATGGCGGTCAATGTGTATTTGACCTTTTATTTCAAGTTTGATGGAACTCGGTTACGAAAGATGGAAATCCCCTATCTTCTTTGCTGCTATGGGATTCCCTTCATCGTCGCCCTCACCTTCATCTTCATTGAGACCCCGGAAAAAGGCAAGATGTATGGGAACGCAACGCTGTGGTGCTGGGTGAGCCCTAGGTGGGACATCTTCCGCATTGCGACGTTCTACGGACCGATCTGGTGAGTTGTTACCCAAGATCTCTCCCACTCGAACCAAACACTAAGCGTTTCGGTCTTCTAGGATTGTTATTCTCATCACCTTTTTCATTTACATCCGCGCCGGCCGCGAAATCTACAAGAAACACAAGCAACTCCGTAACTTTAGCACCAGTCACCACGACCACGAGCCGATCACAGAGGACCCCTTCAGCTCGGTCAAGACCACCGAGGTTTCGGTTACCTCTGAAGTCATTGACAAAAGTCTTGCAACCTTGGGCATCGTACAAAGCGGAAACGAACAACCGAAAGCACCGAATGCTGCCTACTCAGTTCACATATCATCTAACAAGCGAGCTCCCGAGCGGGACTCTTATGGCGATATACCGCCGACCACACAAACCAACATCACAATCGATCCTCCGACACGCAACGCCACCGCTGGGGCTAACCCGCTCCGCCGTCGAGCTGCCTATGAAGCCAACAATGCGACCTGGTCCTACACAAAGTGCTCCATCCTATTTTTCACCGCCATGCTTGTTACATGGATTCCTTCTAGCGCCAACCGCGTGTATTCTGTCGTCCATAGGGAACAAGCGTCGCTTCCACTTGAATACATGTCCGCCTTTGTGCTTCCTCTCCAAGGTTTTTGGAACGCCATCATCTACGTCGTCACATCGTGGAGAGCGTGTCAACTGCTGTGGGAGGATACCAAGGCCTGGTTTGGACACAAGGATCAGCATTCCCACGGCGATGGTTCCTTCCAGATGATGAGCAGCGGACGGAACGCATTCAAGAACAGCGACAAGACGTACGAGACAGAAAGCATGACGGAGTTGGCGGGGTCGGCATCACACGCCGAGGATCGGTCTCCCATTGAGCCACCTTCAAATACGCTGGGTCGAGATTGA
Proteins encoded in this window:
- a CDS encoding hypothetical protein (COG:I; EggNog:ENOG503NZXQ), which codes for MAETTNPRAELPVDVFSIIERTCSVFSLLGSVLVIGTFCASKAFHKPINRLVFYASFGNLMTNAATLMARSFIANPRSAGCQFQGFLIQMFMPADTFWTLAMAVNVYLTFYFKFDGTRLRKMEIPYLLCCYGIPFIVALTFIFIETPEKGKMYGNATLWCWVSPRWDIFRIATFYGPIWIVILITFFIYIRAGREIYKKHKQLRNFSTSHHDHEPITEDPFSSVKTTEVSVTSEVIDKSLATLGIVQSGNEQPKAPNAAYSVHISSNKRAPERDSYGDIPPTTQTNITIDPPTRNATAGANPLRRRAAYEANNATWSYTKCSILFFTAMLVTWIPSSANRVYSVVHREQASLPLEYMSAFVLPLQGFWNAIIYVVTSWRACQLLWEDTKAWFGHKDQHSHGDGSFQMMSSGRNAFKNSDKTYETESMTELAGSASHAEDRSPIEPPSNTLGRD